The following proteins are encoded in a genomic region of Hymenobacter siberiensis:
- a CDS encoding APC family permease, whose protein sequence is MSAPTLQRRLGLVQATALNMIDMVGIGPFVTLPLVMGFMGPNFLLAWLVGAALASVDGLIWSELGAAYPEAGGSYRFLKLAYGEQKWGRYMSFLYVWQTLIQSPLVLASGAIGFAQYFGYLVPMTEWWQPKAVAGTVVLLLVALLYRRIEDIGKLGVALWVGVLSLMGWLIFGGVTHPNHHVDIFPAGGFSALPGLLISAAMGQAAVKTIYSYLGYYNVCHLGAEIKRPEKVIPRSIFLSILGIAVLYLLLNWSVGTVIPWQEVQSWQAGAGDKSQFIISVFMERLYGPTAANVATAMVLLVAFASLFAVLLGYSRIPYAAAADGEFLPVFGKLHPTKNFPYVSLLLLGGVGFVFSLLFRLGEVISAILAMRILVQFVGQAVGLILLRKRRGTSALPFKMPLYPLPVILAIIVWLFVFVGIAPAEVEWFGVTFKLYFQVAALGMMALGTGAFLLWSRRLGRWPFAR, encoded by the coding sequence ATGTCCGCACCTACTTTGCAGCGCCGTCTGGGCCTGGTTCAAGCTACCGCCCTCAATATGATTGACATGGTGGGCATTGGCCCCTTTGTCACCCTGCCGCTCGTGATGGGCTTTATGGGCCCGAATTTCCTGCTGGCTTGGCTGGTAGGCGCGGCCCTGGCTTCCGTCGATGGCCTGATTTGGAGCGAGCTGGGCGCAGCCTACCCCGAAGCCGGCGGTAGCTACCGTTTCCTCAAGCTGGCGTATGGCGAGCAGAAATGGGGCCGCTACATGTCGTTCCTCTACGTGTGGCAAACGCTCATTCAGTCGCCGCTGGTGCTGGCCTCTGGCGCCATCGGCTTCGCCCAGTACTTCGGCTACCTCGTGCCCATGACCGAGTGGTGGCAGCCCAAGGCCGTAGCCGGCACGGTGGTTTTGCTGCTGGTGGCGCTGCTCTACCGCCGCATCGAGGACATTGGTAAGCTGGGCGTGGCCCTGTGGGTGGGCGTACTGAGCCTCATGGGCTGGCTGATTTTCGGCGGCGTTACGCACCCCAACCACCACGTCGATATTTTTCCGGCCGGCGGCTTTTCGGCCCTGCCGGGGCTGCTGATTTCGGCCGCCATGGGCCAGGCGGCTGTCAAAACCATCTACTCCTACCTCGGCTACTATAATGTGTGCCACCTCGGGGCCGAAATCAAAAGGCCGGAAAAGGTTATTCCGCGCAGCATTTTCCTAAGCATTCTGGGCATCGCGGTGCTGTACCTGCTCCTGAACTGGAGCGTGGGCACCGTCATTCCGTGGCAGGAAGTGCAGAGCTGGCAGGCCGGTGCCGGCGACAAGTCGCAGTTCATCATCAGCGTATTTATGGAGCGGCTGTACGGGCCCACGGCGGCCAACGTGGCCACGGCCATGGTGCTGCTGGTGGCATTTGCCTCGCTGTTCGCGGTGTTGCTGGGCTACTCGCGCATTCCCTACGCGGCGGCGGCCGATGGCGAGTTCCTGCCCGTGTTCGGCAAGCTGCATCCCACCAAAAACTTCCCTTACGTATCGCTGCTGCTGCTGGGCGGCGTGGGCTTTGTATTCAGCCTGCTGTTCCGGCTGGGCGAGGTCATTTCGGCCATTCTGGCCATGCGGATTCTGGTGCAGTTTGTGGGCCAGGCCGTGGGCCTGATATTGCTGCGGAAGCGGCGTGGCACCAGTGCGCTGCCGTTCAAGATGCCGCTCTACCCGCTGCCCGTCATCCTGGCCATCATCGTGTGGCTGTTCGTGTTCGTGGGCATCGCGCCGGCCGAGGTAGAGTGGTTTGGGGTGACCTTCAAACTCTACTTCCAAGTGGCCGCGCTGGGCATGATGGCGCTGGGCACCGGCGCATTCCTGCTCTGGAGTCGGCGGCTGGGCCGGTGGCCGTTTGCGCGGTAG
- a CDS encoding methylated-DNA--[protein]-cysteine S-methyltransferase: protein MDATVYLPSPLGPLAIISSDAGLRAVSFLDAEVATTPFAAVPACLRPAHQQLQAYFGRELREFDLTYDSDFGTDFQRQVWQTLLGIGYGRTASYLDVAKVLNNPKSVRAVGAANGQNPLAIVWPCHRIIGADGSLTGYAGGMHRKKWLLEFEQPVRQGGLFG, encoded by the coding sequence ATGGATGCTACAGTTTACCTCCCTTCGCCCCTCGGCCCGCTCGCTATCATTAGCTCCGATGCGGGCCTTCGGGCCGTTTCGTTTCTTGATGCTGAAGTAGCCACCACACCGTTTGCCGCCGTGCCCGCCTGTCTGCGTCCGGCGCATCAGCAGCTGCAAGCTTATTTCGGCCGCGAGCTGCGGGAGTTTGACCTTACTTATGATTCCGATTTCGGCACCGATTTCCAGCGGCAAGTGTGGCAGACGCTGCTGGGCATCGGTTACGGCCGCACGGCCTCCTATCTCGACGTGGCGAAGGTGTTGAACAATCCTAAATCCGTCCGGGCCGTGGGGGCGGCCAACGGCCAGAATCCGCTGGCCATTGTGTGGCCCTGTCACCGCATCATCGGGGCCGATGGCAGCCTCACGGGCTACGCCGGCGGCATGCACCGCAAGAAGTGGCTACTGGAATTTGAGCAGCCGGTCAGGCAGGGCGGGCTGTTTGGGTAA
- a CDS encoding tetratricopeptide repeat protein: protein MSISALPKNISAALAALLLAGLLGAAPAQAQRKGAAAPTVNADGSLATPAPSKPMRLQPLFGGLSPTQATQVIGEAQLKAIAASFASTTEASTFFTNKGYEYLRENQPDTAAYRFNLAWLLNPQNAEAYRGLGIIASGQPTPDAAITLLSKGFGIAPTSTLLMSDLGASYLIRYGQTKKKKDLAMGLTLLQRATAADPTNANGWQQLARGLYYQEKYAEAWDAVHKGQNASVGSLDFDLVTDLLTKLPDPQGIFK from the coding sequence GTGTCGATTTCTGCTTTGCCTAAGAATATTTCGGCGGCCCTGGCCGCCCTGCTGCTGGCAGGCCTGCTGGGAGCCGCGCCCGCCCAGGCCCAGCGCAAGGGCGCGGCCGCCCCCACCGTGAACGCCGATGGCAGCCTGGCCACCCCGGCCCCGAGCAAGCCCATGCGCCTGCAGCCCCTGTTCGGTGGCCTCAGCCCCACGCAGGCCACTCAGGTTATCGGCGAGGCGCAGCTCAAGGCCATTGCCGCCAGCTTCGCCTCCACGACCGAAGCCAGCACGTTCTTCACCAATAAGGGCTACGAATACCTGCGCGAAAACCAGCCCGACACCGCTGCCTACCGCTTCAACCTGGCCTGGCTCCTCAACCCACAGAATGCCGAAGCCTACCGCGGCCTGGGCATTATTGCCAGCGGCCAGCCCACCCCCGACGCCGCCATTACCCTGCTGAGCAAGGGGTTCGGCATTGCCCCCACCAGCACCCTGCTCATGAGCGACCTGGGCGCGAGCTACCTCATCCGCTACGGCCAGACCAAGAAGAAAAAGGACCTCGCCATGGGCCTGACCCTGTTGCAGCGCGCCACCGCCGCCGACCCCACCAACGCCAACGGCTGGCAGCAGCTGGCCCGCGGCCTCTACTACCAGGAAAAGTATGCCGAAGCCTGGGATGCTGTGCACAAAGGCCAGAACGCCAGCGTCGGCAGCCTCGATTTCGACCTCGTCACCGACCTGCTGACCAAGCTACCCGACCCGCAGGGCATCTTCAAATAA
- a CDS encoding cation diffusion facilitator family transporter — protein MAGNSSKIVVYGAIGANVAIAISKFVAAYFTGSAAMMSEGIHSLVDSGNGGLILFGLNRSERPADARHPFGHSKDLYFWTVIVAVMIFAVGGGMSLYKGYQYLQHPAPLTDPTWNYWVLGLAMLFEGTACALAYREFRKTQGAAGFWQALRDSRDPAVFAILLEDMAALVGLVIALASIFLGHYFNNPYFDGAASVAIGALLVGMSIFMLREARGLLVGEGASPEVLRGLEALASQDAAVTKLRAPLTMYLGPTDAILALDIAFHDHLTAVEIEQAVERLQTAIKGKYPEFQRVFIEASSLNGQQRQKASPLTPG, from the coding sequence ATGGCTGGCAACTCTTCTAAAATCGTAGTCTACGGAGCCATTGGGGCTAACGTGGCCATTGCCATTTCCAAATTTGTGGCGGCCTATTTCACCGGTAGCGCGGCCATGATGTCGGAAGGTATCCACTCGCTCGTGGACAGCGGCAACGGCGGACTGATTCTTTTCGGGCTGAACCGCAGCGAGCGGCCGGCCGATGCCCGGCACCCCTTTGGCCACAGCAAGGACCTGTATTTCTGGACGGTGATTGTGGCGGTGATGATTTTTGCCGTGGGTGGCGGCATGTCGCTCTACAAGGGCTACCAGTACCTGCAGCACCCCGCGCCCCTCACCGACCCCACCTGGAACTACTGGGTACTGGGCCTGGCCATGCTGTTTGAGGGCACGGCCTGCGCGCTGGCCTACCGCGAATTTCGCAAAACCCAGGGCGCGGCAGGTTTCTGGCAAGCCCTGCGCGACAGCCGCGACCCAGCCGTATTTGCCATTCTGCTCGAAGACATGGCCGCCCTGGTCGGCCTGGTGATTGCGCTGGCCAGCATATTTCTCGGGCATTATTTCAATAATCCTTACTTCGACGGGGCCGCCTCCGTGGCCATTGGCGCGCTGCTGGTGGGCATGTCGATATTCATGTTGCGCGAAGCCCGGGGGTTGCTGGTGGGCGAAGGGGCCAGCCCCGAGGTGCTACGCGGGCTCGAAGCCCTGGCCAGCCAGGACGCCGCCGTCACGAAGCTGCGCGCGCCGCTTACCATGTACCTCGGCCCCACCGATGCCATCCTGGCCCTCGACATTGCCTTTCACGACCACCTTACGGCCGTGGAGATAGAGCAGGCCGTGGAGCGCCTGCAAACCGCCATCAAAGGCAAGTACCCCGAGTTCCAGCGCGTCTTCATCGAAGCCTCGTCCCTCAATGGCCAGCAGCGCCAGAAGGCCTCTCCGCTAACTCCTGGCTAG
- a CDS encoding cation diffusion facilitator family transporter, which yields MSDANASKISLYGGVAANVAIAISKFVAAYFTGSSAMLSEGIHSLVDTGNSGLLLYGTAQSQRPPDAEHPFGHSKELYFWGLIVAVLIFAIGGGMSFYEGIKHIQHPEPIEDAGWNYVVLGISFLFEGIAFYLSVKALLAQADANVGFVKMLRTSKDPAVFASVMENLAALVGLALAGLGVFLGHLLNNPYFDGGASIAIGLLLMLVAMFLVGRTKGLLVGTGVDAATLANLERIARDQPQVRNIRSPLTMYLGPNDVMLALDVDFADNLTSSEVATAVERLQDAIRVEHPEVKRIFIEAKNLANAAPVGIK from the coding sequence ATGTCAGACGCGAACGCATCCAAAATATCCCTCTACGGCGGCGTTGCTGCCAACGTGGCTATTGCCATCAGCAAATTTGTGGCGGCGTATTTCACCGGCTCATCGGCCATGCTCTCGGAGGGCATTCACTCGCTCGTGGATACCGGCAACAGCGGCCTGCTGCTCTACGGCACCGCCCAGAGCCAGCGCCCGCCCGATGCCGAGCATCCCTTCGGCCACAGCAAGGAGCTGTATTTCTGGGGCTTGATTGTGGCCGTGCTCATCTTCGCCATCGGCGGCGGCATGTCGTTTTACGAGGGCATCAAGCACATTCAGCACCCCGAGCCCATCGAAGACGCGGGCTGGAACTACGTGGTGCTGGGCATTTCTTTTCTGTTCGAAGGCATTGCCTTTTATCTCTCGGTGAAAGCGCTACTGGCCCAGGCCGATGCCAACGTGGGCTTCGTAAAAATGCTGCGCACGAGCAAAGACCCCGCAGTATTTGCCTCGGTGATGGAAAACCTGGCGGCCCTCGTGGGCCTGGCATTGGCGGGCCTGGGGGTATTCCTGGGGCATTTGCTGAACAATCCTTACTTCGATGGCGGCGCGTCCATCGCCATCGGCCTGCTGCTGATGCTGGTGGCCATGTTTCTGGTGGGCCGCACCAAGGGCCTACTGGTGGGCACCGGCGTAGATGCCGCCACGCTGGCCAACCTGGAGCGCATTGCCCGCGACCAGCCGCAGGTGCGCAACATCCGCTCGCCCCTCACCATGTACCTCGGCCCAAACGACGTGATGCTGGCCCTCGATGTTGACTTTGCGGACAACCTGACGTCGAGCGAAGTAGCCACCGCCGTCGAGCGCTTGCAGGATGCTATTCGGGTGGAGCATCCGGAGGTAAAGCGCATTTTCATCGAGGCCAAAAACCTGGCAAATGCGGCCCCGGTAGGGATAAAATAA
- a CDS encoding M4 family metallopeptidase encodes MLNKYSAATLLLLSSLATNAQAQDARRIQTKVLGDDNQPVLVQFSAEGKAAYRGVESSQVLRQQLALTDADQMRVARVQTDELGFTHEKFAQYYQGIRVEHADYTVHAKGGTVESISGDFEKISGLNTTPGLSASAALDRALAYVGAHKYMWQDLGEETLLKQETGKSSASYYPQGELVIVRNERSTKAEVMNKPVLAWKFDVYAQEPVSRAFVYVDARTGEVVLQDNIIKHTSATGTFATAYSGSRSIGDGTTTGGYFLRETGRGLGIQTYNMKKGTQYARATDFIDADNNWTAAEYNNANFDNVAGDAHVGAEATYDYWQNVHGRNSYDNAGAIIKSYVHYSRSYENAYWDGTRMTYGDGATRFRPLTALDVCGHEIGHAVCEKTANLTYSNESGAMNEGLSDIWGASIEAYAVANLGFTSSGPKAKSTWLIGEEIDKQQAALRSMSDPKSQGQPDYYKGINWYTGTSDNGGVHTNSGVINYWYYLIADGKAGTNEKGVAYSVAGLGLDAAAKITFRMEDVYMVASSTYAQARTYSIQAATDLYGTGSVQVQSVTNAWNAVGVTTGAALVAQTGPTGAPAISGAASLTGVASAHALSLYPMPATSELHLLLDGNAEIVRVSVSDLRGAMVATTRYNGSGTLDVSSLGKGMYVINVSDGVQTFHQRFVKE; translated from the coding sequence ATGCTTAATAAATACTCTGCTGCCACGCTGCTGCTGCTTAGCTCGCTGGCTACTAATGCCCAAGCGCAGGATGCCCGCCGCATCCAAACCAAAGTTTTGGGCGACGACAACCAGCCCGTGCTGGTGCAGTTCAGCGCCGAAGGCAAAGCCGCCTACCGTGGTGTCGAAAGCAGCCAGGTACTGCGCCAGCAGCTGGCTCTCACCGATGCCGACCAGATGCGCGTGGCTCGCGTGCAAACCGACGAGCTCGGCTTCACGCACGAGAAGTTTGCCCAGTACTACCAGGGCATTCGCGTAGAGCACGCCGACTACACGGTTCACGCCAAGGGTGGCACCGTGGAAAGCATCAGCGGCGATTTTGAGAAGATTTCGGGCCTGAACACCACGCCTGGCCTGAGTGCTTCGGCCGCCTTGGACCGGGCACTGGCTTACGTGGGGGCCCATAAATATATGTGGCAGGACCTGGGCGAGGAAACGCTGCTGAAGCAGGAAACGGGCAAGTCGTCGGCCAGCTACTACCCTCAGGGCGAGCTGGTGATTGTGCGCAACGAGCGCTCGACCAAAGCGGAGGTGATGAACAAGCCGGTACTGGCCTGGAAGTTCGACGTGTATGCCCAGGAGCCGGTGAGCCGGGCCTTTGTGTACGTAGATGCCCGCACCGGCGAAGTCGTGCTACAGGACAACATCATTAAGCATACCAGCGCCACGGGCACGTTTGCCACGGCCTACAGCGGTAGCCGCTCCATTGGCGACGGCACCACCACCGGCGGGTATTTCCTGCGCGAAACCGGCCGGGGCCTGGGCATCCAGACCTACAATATGAAGAAGGGCACTCAGTATGCCCGCGCCACCGACTTCATTGATGCCGACAACAACTGGACGGCCGCCGAATACAACAACGCCAACTTCGACAACGTGGCCGGCGACGCCCACGTGGGAGCCGAAGCAACCTACGACTACTGGCAGAACGTGCACGGCCGCAACTCCTACGACAACGCCGGCGCCATCATCAAGAGCTACGTGCACTACAGCCGCAGCTACGAGAATGCCTACTGGGACGGCACGCGCATGACTTATGGGGACGGCGCCACCCGCTTCCGCCCCCTGACGGCGCTGGACGTGTGTGGCCACGAAATCGGCCACGCCGTGTGCGAAAAGACGGCCAACCTGACTTACTCCAACGAATCGGGCGCGATGAACGAAGGCCTGTCCGACATCTGGGGTGCTTCGATTGAGGCCTACGCCGTGGCCAACTTAGGCTTCACCTCCAGCGGCCCCAAGGCAAAGTCAACCTGGCTCATTGGCGAGGAAATCGACAAGCAGCAGGCCGCTCTGCGCTCGATGAGCGACCCCAAATCGCAGGGCCAGCCCGATTACTACAAAGGCATCAACTGGTACACCGGCACCTCCGATAACGGCGGTGTGCACACCAACTCGGGTGTTATCAACTACTGGTACTACCTCATTGCCGACGGCAAAGCCGGCACCAACGAGAAAGGCGTGGCCTACTCGGTAGCCGGCCTCGGCCTGGATGCCGCCGCTAAAATCACCTTCCGCATGGAAGACGTGTACATGGTGGCCAGCTCGACCTACGCCCAGGCCCGTACCTACTCCATTCAGGCCGCTACGGACTTGTACGGCACCGGCTCGGTGCAGGTGCAGTCGGTAACCAACGCCTGGAACGCCGTGGGCGTGACCACCGGAGCCGCCCTTGTAGCCCAGACGGGCCCTACCGGCGCCCCCGCCATCAGCGGCGCGGCTTCGCTGACGGGCGTGGCTTCGGCCCATGCCCTGAGCCTGTACCCAATGCCGGCTACCAGCGAGCTGCATCTGCTGCTCGACGGCAATGCTGAAATCGTGCGTGTGAGCGTGAGCGACCTGCGTGGTGCCATGGTGGCCACCACCCGCTACAATGGCAGCGGCACCCTCGACGTGAGCAGCCTGGGCAAGGGCATGTACGTTATCAACGTGAGCGACGGGGTGCAGACCTTCCATCAGCGCTTTGTGAAAGAGTAG
- a CDS encoding alpha/beta fold hydrolase, with protein sequence MRRFSLLTPMVVLLAVVVIMLATEYVVARPSHRTKDVAYVPATAPDFDKERHILDVYSPKKAAPNGAGYPVVLFIHGGSWTSGNKNIYTFIGRRLAKQGVIAVVINYRLAPPVHVPEQAADCARALAWTVNNIKQYGGDPQRVFVMGHSAGGGLAALLATDDELLAKNGLPQNPVKGAVMDDPAGLDMYSYLTEMKYEGDAQYLVPFGKDPAVWKEMSPIYKIKPNLPPFIFYIGGETYPSISGSSGRFRDRLKPTGQPAPYTIIPGRHHIPMVLQLYWQHNIIYKGLLKLVGAPG encoded by the coding sequence ATGCGTCGTTTCTCTTTGCTGACCCCCATGGTCGTACTGCTGGCTGTTGTGGTCATCATGCTGGCCACCGAATACGTGGTGGCCCGCCCCAGCCACCGCACCAAAGACGTGGCCTACGTGCCCGCCACCGCCCCCGATTTCGACAAGGAGCGCCATATTCTGGATGTGTATTCGCCCAAAAAAGCCGCGCCCAACGGGGCCGGGTATCCAGTCGTGCTGTTCATCCACGGCGGGAGTTGGACGAGTGGCAACAAGAATATTTACACCTTCATTGGCCGGCGGCTGGCCAAGCAGGGCGTGATAGCCGTGGTGATTAACTACCGCCTCGCTCCGCCCGTGCACGTGCCCGAGCAGGCGGCCGACTGTGCCCGCGCCCTGGCCTGGACGGTAAACAACATCAAACAATACGGCGGCGACCCGCAGCGCGTGTTCGTGATGGGCCACTCGGCGGGCGGCGGTCTGGCCGCCCTGCTGGCTACCGATGATGAATTATTAGCGAAAAATGGCTTGCCTCAGAATCCGGTTAAAGGGGCCGTCATGGACGACCCGGCGGGGCTGGATATGTATAGCTACCTCACGGAAATGAAGTACGAGGGCGACGCCCAATACCTCGTGCCCTTCGGCAAGGACCCGGCCGTGTGGAAGGAAATGTCGCCCATCTATAAGATTAAGCCCAACCTGCCGCCGTTCATCTTCTACATCGGCGGCGAAACGTACCCAAGCATCAGCGGCAGCTCGGGGCGCTTCCGGGACCGGTTGAAGCCGACGGGGCAGCCCGCGCCGTACACTATTATTCCCGGCCGGCACCATATTCCCATGGTGCTGCAGCTGTACTGGCAGCACAACATTATTTATAAGGGGCTGCTCAAGCTGGTGGGGGCACCGGGATAA
- a CDS encoding outer membrane beta-barrel protein — MRFRSLIFGGLAAGALSSHPALAQYHRPVRHYNRQERAYFRGPLHVTLGGGTALYNGDLGNSPSDNFLGPALSLGVLYRLTPHLHLGSEFSYVQMGARDKAKERGLAFTSTNGLGTVFFRFDLLPDESVFASSMAEAPVFQVFVQGGAGLLLYNPQAYYGTERANDATSFLPPERNDYPALAGAFPVGAGFGVRLTDKLRANLEGNYYFTTTDQLDDINLRLGGASASKDGFGTVMLKLDYALK, encoded by the coding sequence ATGCGGTTTCGCTCGTTGATTTTTGGAGGGCTGGCGGCTGGCGCACTTAGCAGCCACCCGGCCCTGGCGCAGTACCACCGCCCCGTGCGGCACTACAACCGCCAGGAGCGGGCCTACTTCCGGGGGCCGCTGCACGTCACGCTCGGCGGCGGCACGGCCCTCTATAATGGCGACCTGGGCAACAGCCCCAGCGATAATTTCCTGGGCCCGGCCCTGAGCCTGGGCGTGCTCTACCGCCTCACGCCACACCTGCACCTGGGCAGTGAGTTTTCCTACGTGCAGATGGGCGCGCGCGACAAAGCCAAGGAGCGCGGCCTGGCCTTCACCAGCACCAACGGCCTGGGCACGGTTTTCTTCCGGTTCGATTTACTGCCCGACGAGTCCGTTTTCGCGTCCTCCATGGCCGAAGCGCCCGTTTTCCAGGTGTTTGTGCAGGGCGGCGCGGGGCTGCTGCTCTACAATCCGCAGGCTTACTACGGCACGGAGCGCGCCAACGATGCCACGTCCTTCCTACCGCCCGAGCGCAACGACTACCCGGCCCTGGCCGGCGCGTTCCCGGTGGGCGCGGGCTTCGGCGTGCGCCTCACCGATAAGCTGCGCGCCAACCTCGAAGGCAACTACTACTTCACCACCACCGACCAGCTCGACGACATCAACCTGCGTCTCGGCGGGGCTTCGGCCAGCAAAGACGGCTTTGGCACGGTAATGCTAAAGCTGGACTATGCGCTGAAGTAA
- a CDS encoding amine oxidase → MKVPTPVASPFRSFWWGGYECTDQLNAFGHRVDFLPLTGHLQLIDEDYTALDPFNVRTVREGIRWAQIEKTPYQYDFSTVKIMLDAGQRHGIQQVWDLCHFGYPDDLSPLHPLFARRFAALCRAFVDFYRSVRPDDVLIVTPINEVSFISWLGGDARGTTPYCHGQGWDVKYGLMRAYIEGAHALREADPSIRMLSTEPLVHIVPPLHATPRERRWAREAHDNQFQATDILAGRLCPELGGHEDLLDIVGFNYYYDNQWQNGTPNKLGWRDDVPDPRWVPLRNLLRSAHKRYHRPFALTETSHPGVDRPQWLRMIAEECAAVLREGLPLQGICLYPIIDRPDWDHLDQWHQSGLWDADLSQPGPARVLHQPSAEALLAAQALVTEAVPQRRPRAILV, encoded by the coding sequence ATGAAAGTTCCTACCCCCGTTGCCTCGCCGTTTCGCTCCTTTTGGTGGGGCGGCTACGAGTGCACCGACCAGCTTAACGCCTTCGGCCACCGCGTCGATTTCCTGCCCCTCACGGGCCATTTGCAGCTAATTGACGAAGATTATACCGCTCTCGACCCGTTCAACGTCCGCACCGTGCGCGAGGGCATTCGCTGGGCGCAGATTGAAAAAACGCCCTATCAATACGATTTCAGCACGGTAAAAATCATGCTCGACGCCGGGCAGCGCCACGGCATTCAGCAGGTGTGGGACTTGTGTCACTTCGGCTACCCCGACGACCTCTCGCCGCTGCACCCGCTATTTGCCCGGCGCTTTGCCGCGCTGTGCCGCGCCTTCGTCGATTTCTACCGCTCTGTGCGACCCGACGATGTGCTCATCGTCACGCCCATCAACGAGGTTAGCTTCATCAGCTGGCTTGGGGGCGATGCCCGCGGCACTACCCCCTACTGCCATGGCCAGGGCTGGGACGTGAAATACGGCCTCATGCGCGCCTACATCGAAGGGGCTCACGCCCTGCGCGAGGCCGACCCCAGCATCCGCATGCTCAGCACCGAGCCGCTGGTGCACATTGTGCCGCCGCTGCACGCCACGCCCCGCGAGCGCCGCTGGGCCCGCGAAGCCCACGACAACCAGTTTCAGGCCACCGACATCCTCGCCGGCCGCCTGTGTCCCGAGCTGGGCGGCCACGAAGACCTGCTCGATATCGTGGGCTTCAACTACTACTACGACAACCAGTGGCAGAACGGCACGCCCAACAAGCTGGGCTGGCGCGACGACGTGCCCGACCCGCGCTGGGTGCCCCTGCGCAACCTGCTGCGCTCGGCCCACAAGCGTTACCACCGCCCCTTCGCCCTCACCGAAACCAGCCACCCCGGCGTCGACCGCCCCCAGTGGCTGCGCATGATTGCCGAAGAATGCGCCGCCGTGCTCCGCGAGGGCCTGCCGCTGCAAGGCATCTGCCTCTACCCCATCATCGACCGGCCCGACTGGGACCACCTCGACCAGTGGCACCAGTCCGGCCTCTGGGATGCCGACCTCAGCCAGCCCGGCCCCGCCCGCGTGCTGCACCAGCCCAGCGCCGAGGCTTTGCTGGCTGCCCAGGCTCTGGTAACCGAAGCCGTACCCCAGCGCCGTCCCCGGGCAATATTGGTGTAG